A stretch of the Polynucleobacter tropicus genome encodes the following:
- the frc gene encoding formyl-CoA transferase gives MAKALEGVKILDFTHVQSGPTCTQLLAWFGADVIKVEKSGEGDATRGQLRDIPDADSLYFTMLNHNKRSITVNTKTQKGKEILERLIKECDVLVENFAPGALDRMGFSWERIQELNPMMIMASVKGFGPGPYEDCKVYENVAQCAGGSASTTGFDDGPPMVTGAQIGDSGTGLHLALGIVTALYQRTHSGRGQKVLAAMQDAVLNLCRVKLRDQQRLERNGLMQEYPQFPNGEFGDSVPRAGNASGGGQPGWIVKCKGWEKDPNAYMYVIVQAPVWEAVCKVIGREDWITDVRFASPMARLPHLMEIFAEIEKWTMTMTKFEVMDILNKYDIPCGPILSMKEIAEEPALRATGTVVEVDHPIRGKYLTVGNPIKMSDSPTEVTRSPLLGEHTDEILSELGYTTDDLIALRHDKVI, from the coding sequence ATGGCAAAAGCACTAGAAGGGGTCAAAATCCTCGACTTTACGCACGTTCAATCAGGGCCAACTTGTACGCAGTTGTTGGCCTGGTTTGGCGCGGATGTAATCAAAGTAGAAAAATCTGGAGAGGGGGATGCTACTCGCGGTCAATTACGCGATATTCCCGATGCTGATAGTTTGTATTTCACGATGTTGAACCACAACAAGCGTTCAATTACCGTCAACACAAAAACCCAAAAGGGTAAAGAAATTCTTGAGCGCTTGATTAAAGAGTGCGATGTTTTAGTTGAGAACTTCGCACCAGGTGCGCTCGATCGTATGGGATTTTCTTGGGAGCGCATTCAAGAACTCAATCCAATGATGATCATGGCTTCAGTGAAAGGTTTTGGTCCTGGTCCATACGAAGATTGCAAAGTGTATGAGAACGTTGCGCAGTGCGCAGGTGGTTCTGCATCCACAACTGGTTTTGATGATGGCCCTCCTATGGTGACTGGTGCGCAAATTGGCGACAGCGGTACTGGTTTGCATTTGGCCTTAGGTATCGTGACTGCTTTGTATCAACGCACACATTCTGGCCGTGGCCAGAAGGTATTGGCTGCAATGCAAGATGCAGTATTGAACTTGTGCCGCGTGAAGTTGCGTGACCAACAGCGCTTAGAGCGCAATGGCTTAATGCAAGAGTACCCACAGTTCCCGAATGGTGAGTTTGGTGACTCTGTACCCCGCGCCGGCAATGCTTCTGGTGGCGGTCAGCCCGGTTGGATTGTGAAATGCAAAGGCTGGGAAAAAGATCCCAACGCCTACATGTATGTGATTGTTCAAGCCCCAGTATGGGAAGCGGTCTGTAAAGTGATTGGTCGTGAAGATTGGATTACTGATGTGCGCTTTGCATCGCCAATGGCTCGTTTGCCGCACTTAATGGAGATCTTCGCGGAGATCGAGAAGTGGACAATGACGATGACTAAGTTTGAAGTCATGGATATCTTGAACAAGTACGACATTCCATGCGGCCCAATTTTGTCGATGAAAGAAATCGCAGAAGAGCCAGCTTTACGTGCTACTGGAACAGTGGTGGAAGTAGATCATCCGATTCGTGGTAAGTATTTGACAGTGGGCAATCCAATTAAGATGTCTGATAGCCCAACAGAGGTGACACGTTCACCACTGCTTGGTGAGCACACCGATGAGATTCTGAGTGAGCTTGGATACACTACAGATGACTTGATTGCACTTCGTCACGATAAGGTGATCTAA
- a CDS encoding methionyl-tRNA formyltransferase, with amino-acid sequence MRIALIGSADFGKATLEAFLDRGDEVVAVFCPPDNPKSSKPEVLKEAAIARGLTPLQFASLKSPEAAQAMIDSQADICVMAYVLQFVPQELCKIPKHGTIQYHPSLLPKYRGPSAINWAIALGEEKTGLTIFRPSDGLDEGEVILQKEVVIGPDDTLGKIYFDHLFPIGVKALLEAADLVVAGKHQEIVQDESQANYEGWFDANAAQIHWAIHISQIYNLIRACNPAPGAWTKFGEQKVQIYDCHKHVAATFGAVKGKPGEVTQITLDSFFVTCHGGQIEVLKAKGAAGKVNGAELAKELNLQVGQFFAL; translated from the coding sequence ATGCGGATTGCTTTGATTGGGAGTGCGGATTTTGGTAAGGCGACTTTAGAGGCCTTTTTGGATCGCGGCGATGAAGTGGTTGCTGTTTTTTGCCCACCAGACAATCCCAAGTCAAGCAAACCAGAGGTCTTAAAAGAGGCTGCTATTGCAAGGGGTTTAACCCCCTTGCAGTTTGCCTCCCTTAAAAGTCCTGAGGCCGCTCAGGCTATGATTGATAGCCAGGCGGATATTTGCGTCATGGCTTATGTGTTGCAATTTGTCCCGCAAGAGCTTTGCAAAATTCCGAAGCACGGCACGATTCAATATCACCCATCCTTATTGCCAAAGTATCGTGGCCCTAGCGCCATCAACTGGGCTATCGCATTGGGAGAAGAAAAAACGGGTCTCACCATCTTCCGTCCATCCGATGGTCTGGATGAGGGCGAGGTGATTTTGCAAAAAGAAGTGGTCATTGGGCCAGATGACACTCTCGGAAAAATCTACTTTGATCATTTATTTCCGATTGGCGTAAAAGCCTTGCTTGAGGCAGCTGACTTAGTGGTGGCTGGCAAGCATCAAGAAATTGTTCAAGATGAATCTCAGGCTAATTATGAAGGTTGGTTTGACGCCAATGCTGCGCAGATTCATTGGGCAATTCATATCTCACAAATTTATAACTTGATTCGTGCTTGTAACCCTGCGCCAGGCGCATGGACTAAATTTGGCGAACAAAAGGTGCAAATCTACGATTGCCACAAACATGTTGCCGCAACTTTTGGCGCAGTCAAAGGCAAGCCAGGTGAGGTCACTCAAATCACATTGGATTCATTTTTTGTGACATGTCACGGTGGTCAGATTGAAGTGCTTAAAGCTAAAGGCGCTGCTGGTAAGGTAAATGGCGCCGAATTGGCTAAGGAATTGAATCTACAAGTAGGGCAGTTCTTCGCCCTATAA
- the panC gene encoding pantoate--beta-alanine ligase produces the protein MKIISDIQELRDHLRGQNRASFVPTMGNLHEGHLSLMRLARQHGDPVVASIFVNRLQFGPNEDFDSYPRTMQADIEKLEKEGVYVLFAPTERDLYPQPQEYRVDPPQQLGDILEGEFRPGFFKGVCTVVLKLFSCVQPKVAVFGKKDYQQLMIIRQMAKQFALPVEIVPGETIRADDGLALSSRNGYLSVEERAEAPELQRALKEVREQVLQLSSRNANAISEIEKAAVANLASRGWKPDYIAIRQQSNLAPASNENLQAGEPLVILTAAKLGKTRLIDNLEI, from the coding sequence ATGAAAATCATTAGCGACATTCAAGAGCTACGAGATCATTTGCGCGGACAAAATCGCGCCTCATTTGTGCCAACCATGGGCAACCTTCATGAAGGCCACCTATCCCTAATGCGCCTAGCAAGACAGCATGGTGATCCAGTAGTAGCAAGCATCTTTGTGAACCGCCTACAGTTTGGCCCAAACGAAGACTTCGATAGCTACCCTCGCACTATGCAGGCCGATATCGAGAAGCTTGAAAAAGAAGGTGTATATGTTTTGTTCGCGCCTACCGAGCGTGACCTCTACCCGCAACCACAAGAGTATCGAGTAGACCCCCCTCAACAGCTCGGAGACATTCTTGAAGGCGAGTTCCGCCCAGGCTTCTTTAAGGGTGTGTGCACCGTAGTTTTAAAACTCTTTTCCTGCGTACAGCCCAAGGTAGCCGTGTTTGGCAAAAAGGATTATCAGCAGTTGATGATCATCCGCCAGATGGCCAAGCAGTTTGCATTACCAGTAGAGATTGTTCCTGGCGAAACTATTCGCGCAGATGACGGCCTAGCGCTCTCTTCCCGAAATGGCTATCTATCTGTTGAAGAGCGTGCCGAAGCGCCAGAACTCCAAAGAGCACTCAAGGAAGTGCGTGAGCAAGTATTACAACTAAGTTCACGAAACGCTAATGCGATTTCTGAGATTGAAAAAGCGGCTGTTGCTAATTTAGCAAGCCGAGGCTGGAAACCCGATTACATTGCGATTCGTCAGCAAAGCAATCTTGCCCCTGCTTCTAATGAAAACTTGCAAGCAGGTGAGCCACTAGTGATTCTGACTGCCGCCAAACTTGGTAAGACTCGCTTGATTGATAACCTAGAGATTTAA
- a CDS encoding segregation and condensation protein A — protein sequence MTEPNSQPIPDLLDSTPSVTDGMSEAFAKLYGEPLFKLPNDLYIPPDALEVFLEAFEGPLDLLLYLIRKQNFNVLDIPMAQVTQQYLSYIDQIRHHNLELAAEYLLMAAMLIEIKSRMLLPMKKADSEEEVDDPRAELVRRLLEYERMKLAAQELDQIPQHGRDFQVAHGFVDTTIAISWPEVNLEDLQMAWRDVLHRAKLTQHHTITREELSVRDFMTRILRRLQSTRFIEFGELFEDAIKSGKGIPVVIVNFIAMLELSRESLVEITQAEPYAPIYVRLAYTPVA from the coding sequence ATGACTGAGCCAAATTCTCAGCCAATTCCAGATTTACTTGATAGCACCCCATCAGTTACTGATGGTATGTCGGAGGCGTTCGCCAAGCTTTATGGCGAGCCACTATTCAAGCTTCCAAACGATTTATACATCCCACCCGATGCATTAGAAGTTTTTCTAGAGGCCTTCGAAGGTCCACTGGACCTTTTGCTGTATTTGATTCGCAAACAAAACTTTAATGTGCTCGATATTCCTATGGCGCAGGTCACCCAACAGTACCTGAGCTATATCGATCAAATTCGCCATCACAACCTAGAGCTTGCTGCCGAATACTTACTAATGGCTGCCATGTTGATTGAAATTAAATCACGCATGTTGTTGCCAATGAAGAAGGCTGACAGTGAAGAGGAAGTAGATGATCCACGCGCTGAATTAGTCCGTCGCTTATTGGAATACGAGCGCATGAAATTGGCAGCCCAAGAGCTTGACCAAATTCCCCAGCACGGACGTGACTTCCAGGTGGCACATGGCTTTGTGGACACTACCATTGCGATCTCATGGCCGGAAGTGAATCTTGAAGATTTACAAATGGCATGGCGAGATGTTTTACACCGCGCTAAATTAACTCAGCACCACACTATTACTCGCGAAGAACTTTCTGTTCGCGACTTTATGACTCGCATTTTGCGTCGCCTGCAAAGCACCCGCTTTATCGAATTTGGCGAGCTATTTGAAGATGCCATCAAGTCCGGCAAGGGGATCCCGGTTGTGATCGTCAACTTCATCGCCATGCTAGAACTTTCTCGCGAATCTTTGGTGGAGATTACCCAAGCTGAGCCTTATGCTCCGATTTACGTTCGCTTGGCCTACACTCCCGTTGCATGA
- a CDS encoding DUF3460 family protein, with amino-acid sequence MARYQSEFTQFLNELKTQKPHLEADQQAGRALLWDKEPLTAEDQRRAKAAKLKQRAYVYSND; translated from the coding sequence ATGGCAAGATACCAATCTGAATTCACCCAGTTCTTAAATGAGCTGAAAACCCAGAAACCTCATCTGGAGGCTGACCAACAAGCTGGTCGCGCCCTGCTATGGGACAAAGAGCCTCTGACCGCGGAAGATCAGCGTCGCGCCAAAGCAGCCAAACTCAAACAACGCGCCTACGTTTACTCGAATGACTGA
- the metG gene encoding methionine--tRNA ligase yields the protein MSSPQRRLLVTSALPYANGQIHIGHLVEYIQTDIWVRYQRMRGHEVHYVGADDTHGTPIMLRAEKEGLTPKELIANVWKEHKRDFDNFLISFDNYYTTDSPENEKLSQSIYLKLRDAGLIEKRAIEQAYDPVKEMFLPDRFIKGECPKCGAKDQYGDNCEKCGATYSPTDLKNPFSVVSGATPIKKISDHYFFKLSDPRCEAFLREWTQVKTPLQSEARNKMKEWVGGPGESKLGDWDISRDAPYFGFEIPDAPGKYFYVWLDAPIGYYASFLNYCQAKGLNFDEWVKPDTTTEQYHFIGKDILYFHTLFWPATLQFAGYRTPTNVFAHGFLTVDGEKMSKSRGTLISANSVIECGFNPEWFRYYFATKLNDSMEDLDLNLQDFVARVNSDLLGKYINIASRSAGFLVKRFGGVVSDEAMNHSLLKEIADASEKITALYEAREFAKALRSIMELADKVNGFVDENKPWEIAKDPAREADLQKVCSVTLEAFRMLSLYLKPIIPNVAAGVEEFLSLASQSWSDINKPLSSKNPIKPYKHLMTRVEAPQIEALLAANL from the coding sequence ATGAGCAGCCCCCAGCGTCGCCTTCTCGTTACTTCCGCCCTACCGTATGCCAATGGTCAAATCCATATTGGCCACCTGGTGGAGTACATCCAAACAGATATCTGGGTCCGATATCAAAGAATGCGTGGCCATGAAGTCCATTATGTTGGCGCCGATGACACGCACGGCACCCCAATCATGTTGCGCGCGGAAAAAGAGGGTCTAACCCCCAAAGAATTAATCGCCAATGTTTGGAAAGAACATAAACGCGACTTCGATAATTTTCTGATTTCATTCGATAACTACTACACCACTGATAGCCCCGAGAATGAAAAACTGTCACAAAGTATTTATCTAAAGTTACGCGATGCTGGTTTGATTGAAAAACGCGCAATTGAACAAGCTTACGATCCTGTTAAAGAAATGTTTTTACCGGATCGCTTCATCAAGGGCGAATGCCCGAAGTGTGGCGCAAAAGATCAGTATGGCGACAATTGCGAAAAATGTGGCGCCACATACTCCCCAACCGATCTCAAGAATCCATTTTCTGTTGTGAGTGGTGCAACCCCCATTAAAAAGATTTCTGATCACTATTTCTTTAAGTTATCCGATCCTCGTTGCGAAGCATTTTTACGCGAGTGGACGCAGGTAAAAACGCCCCTGCAATCCGAAGCTCGTAACAAGATGAAAGAATGGGTTGGCGGGCCTGGTGAGAGCAAATTGGGTGACTGGGATATTTCTCGTGATGCCCCCTATTTTGGCTTTGAAATCCCCGATGCCCCAGGCAAGTACTTCTATGTCTGGCTGGACGCCCCAATTGGCTACTACGCCAGCTTCCTCAACTACTGCCAGGCTAAAGGCCTGAATTTTGATGAATGGGTTAAGCCTGACACCACCACAGAGCAATACCACTTCATTGGCAAAGATATTCTGTATTTCCACACCCTGTTCTGGCCAGCCACTTTGCAATTTGCGGGCTACCGCACCCCTACTAATGTATTCGCTCATGGCTTCTTAACCGTTGATGGTGAGAAGATGAGTAAATCACGTGGCACTTTAATTTCCGCAAACAGTGTGATTGAGTGCGGCTTTAATCCTGAATGGTTCCGCTATTACTTCGCTACCAAGCTCAACGACAGCATGGAAGATTTGGATTTAAATCTTCAAGACTTTGTTGCGCGCGTAAATAGCGACTTACTAGGCAAGTACATCAATATTGCAAGTCGTAGCGCAGGATTCTTAGTAAAACGTTTCGGCGGCGTTGTTTCTGATGAGGCAATGAATCATTCATTGCTAAAAGAAATTGCCGATGCTAGTGAAAAAATTACAGCGCTTTACGAGGCGCGAGAATTTGCAAAAGCCTTGCGCTCGATCATGGAGCTTGCTGATAAGGTGAATGGCTTTGTAGATGAAAACAAACCTTGGGAAATCGCCAAAGATCCTGCCCGAGAAGCTGACTTGCAGAAAGTTTGCAGCGTGACGCTAGAAGCATTCAGAATGCTCAGCCTTTATTTAAAGCCAATCATCCCGAATGTGGCGGCTGGTGTAGAGGAATTTTTGTCATTGGCATCTCAATCTTGGTCCGATATAAATAAGCCTCTCTCGAGCAAAAACCCAATCAAGCCCTATAAGCACCTGATGACCCGCGTGGAAGCCCCACAAATCGAGGCTTTACTGGCTGCAAACTTGTAA
- a CDS encoding formate dehydrogenase accessory sulfurtransferase FdhD, giving the protein MSSEAAKSTIQMSSASVPLVHEVEVLDEAGRRKLTHIPGERSLTIYLDRREVVTLMTLGSAPEALVLGYLRNQRLVESPDDIESIQVDWETDSAAVKTRRSTVDIDALTSKRVVTTGCGQGTMFGGLMEEMAEIRLPDGPKLTQEAIITLVENIRTHDTIYKKSGSVHACAVFEREGEHGVRLLHFIEDVGRHNAVDSISGLMWLDNKPGRDLVFFTTGRLTSEMVIKGAQMGIPFLLTRSGVTLMGLELARKTNLTILSRCSGKHFEIYNAPERVVFSPKSQ; this is encoded by the coding sequence ATGTCCTCAGAGGCGGCAAAATCCACAATCCAGATGTCTAGCGCTTCAGTGCCCTTGGTGCATGAGGTCGAGGTATTGGACGAGGCTGGGCGTCGCAAGTTAACCCATATCCCTGGAGAGCGTTCGCTGACGATTTATCTAGATAGGAGAGAGGTTGTGACCTTGATGACCTTGGGAAGTGCTCCAGAAGCTTTGGTCCTGGGTTACCTACGCAATCAGCGCCTGGTGGAATCGCCAGACGATATTGAAAGTATTCAGGTGGACTGGGAAACCGATTCAGCCGCGGTGAAGACACGGCGTAGTACGGTTGATATTGATGCTCTAACGAGCAAGCGAGTTGTCACTACTGGCTGTGGTCAGGGAACCATGTTTGGCGGACTCATGGAAGAGATGGCCGAAATTCGCTTGCCTGATGGTCCGAAGCTAACCCAAGAGGCCATCATCACCCTTGTTGAAAATATTCGGACTCATGACACGATTTATAAGAAGTCAGGGTCGGTTCATGCTTGCGCCGTTTTCGAGCGTGAGGGTGAGCATGGCGTACGCCTGCTCCACTTTATCGAAGATGTAGGGCGTCACAATGCTGTGGACTCTATTTCTGGTTTGATGTGGCTGGACAATAAGCCTGGCAGAGATTTGGTCTTCTTCACTACTGGGCGCCTCACCTCGGAGATGGTGATTAAGGGTGCCCAAATGGGCATTCCATTCTTGTTAACGCGCTCTGGAGTCACCCTGATGGGGCTGGAGTTGGCTCGAAAAACCAATCTAACCATCCTGTCCCGTTGTTCGGGCAAACATTTTGAGATCTACAACGCCCCGGAGCGGGTGGTTTTTAGTCCAAAAAGCCAATAA
- the dcd gene encoding dCTP deaminase, producing MTIKSDHWIRRMGEQGMISPFEPGQIRQDASGNKIVSYGTSSYGYDIRCADEFKIFTNINSTIVDPKNFDEQSFVDFKGDVCIIPPNSFALARTVEYFKIPRSVLTVCVGKSTYARCGIIVNVTPFEPEWEGYVTLEFSNTTPLPAKIYAGEGCAQVLFFESDEVCGTSYKDRGGKYQGQRGVTLPKT from the coding sequence ATGACTATTAAATCTGACCACTGGATCCGCCGCATGGGCGAGCAAGGCATGATTAGCCCATTTGAACCTGGGCAAATTCGCCAAGACGCTTCAGGCAACAAAATCGTAAGTTATGGCACATCAAGTTATGGCTATGACATTCGTTGCGCAGACGAATTTAAGATCTTCACCAATATCAACAGCACGATTGTTGATCCTAAAAACTTTGATGAACAATCCTTTGTTGATTTCAAGGGTGATGTTTGCATCATTCCACCAAACTCTTTTGCTTTAGCAAGAACGGTTGAGTATTTCAAGATTCCACGCAGTGTTTTAACTGTGTGCGTTGGTAAGAGTACTTATGCCCGTTGCGGCATTATTGTGAACGTAACTCCATTCGAACCTGAGTGGGAGGGTTATGTAACTTTGGAGTTTTCTAACACCACACCATTGCCAGCAAAAATTTATGCGGGTGAAGGTTGCGCGCAAGTACTCTTCTTTGAGAGTGATGAAGTTTGTGGCACGTCATATAAAGATCGTGGTGGTAAATATCAAGGTCAGCGGGGCGTAACCCTGCCTAAGACTTAA
- a CDS encoding arginine/lysine/ornithine decarboxylase has translation MKFRFPIIIIDEDFRSENISGSGIRDLAEAIENEGMEVIGLTSYGDLTSFAQQASRASSFIVSIDDEEFVSDSEDHDLPALNNLRAFITEVRKRNEDIPIFLYGETRTSRHMPNDILRELHGFIHMNEDTPEFVARHIIREAKVYLDSLAPPFFRALTNYASEGSYSWHCPGHSGGVAFLKSPVGRMFHQFFGENMLRADVCNAVEELGQLLDHTGPVLQSERNAARIFNSDHLFFVTNGTSTSNKIVWHSTVAPGDVVLVDRNCHKSVIHSITMMGAIPIFLMPTRNHLGIIGPIPKEEFEWGNIKKKIDANPFIKNKNVVPRVMTLTQSTYDGIVYNVEMIKEMLDGKVDSLHFDEAWLPHAAFHPFYKDMHAIGADRKRTKKSLMFATQSTHKLLAGLSQASQVLVQDAEEHKLDKDCFNEAYLMHTSTSPQYAIIASCDVSAAMMESPGGTTLVEESIAEAMDFRRAMREVDDKFGADWWFKVWGPDHLAEEGVGERSDWVLEPNASWHDFGKLAKGFNMLDPIKATVVTPGLDIEGNFGSMGIPASIVTKYLAEHGVIVEKCGLYSFFIMFTIGITKGRWNTLVTELQQFKDHFDKNAPLWKVLPEFVAKHPRYERVGLKDICQQIHEFYKSRNVARMTTEMYTSDMEPAMMPSEAWAKMAHREVDRVPLDQLDGRVTAMLVTPYPPGIPLLIPGERFNKRIVDYLYFARDFNEKFPGFETDIHGLVKAEVDGRSEYYVDCVRQQPDITL, from the coding sequence ATGAAGTTTCGTTTCCCAATCATCATTATTGATGAGGACTTTCGCTCCGAAAATATTTCGGGCTCAGGTATTCGCGATCTCGCCGAGGCTATTGAGAACGAAGGCATGGAAGTCATTGGCTTAACTAGCTATGGTGACTTGACCTCATTCGCACAACAAGCCTCCCGCGCTTCTTCATTCATCGTATCGATTGATGATGAGGAGTTTGTATCGGACTCTGAAGATCATGATTTACCCGCTTTAAATAACTTGCGTGCATTTATTACAGAAGTGCGTAAGCGTAACGAAGACATTCCGATCTTCCTGTATGGCGAGACACGTACCTCACGCCACATGCCAAACGATATCTTGCGTGAGTTACACGGCTTCATTCATATGAATGAAGACACGCCCGAGTTTGTGGCGCGCCATATTATTCGTGAAGCGAAGGTATATTTAGATTCATTGGCGCCGCCATTTTTCCGCGCTTTAACCAATTACGCATCTGAAGGCTCTTATTCGTGGCACTGCCCAGGTCACTCGGGTGGTGTTGCGTTTCTGAAGAGTCCTGTAGGACGCATGTTCCATCAGTTCTTTGGTGAGAACATGTTGCGCGCTGACGTATGTAACGCGGTTGAAGAGCTGGGTCAGCTCTTGGACCATACTGGACCAGTGCTCCAGAGTGAACGCAATGCTGCGCGCATCTTTAATTCAGATCACTTGTTCTTCGTGACCAACGGCACATCAACTTCCAACAAAATTGTTTGGCATTCCACAGTTGCTCCTGGTGACGTAGTCTTAGTTGATCGGAATTGCCATAAGTCCGTGATTCATTCGATCACGATGATGGGCGCGATTCCTATTTTCTTAATGCCAACTCGCAATCACCTGGGCATTATTGGCCCGATTCCAAAAGAAGAATTTGAGTGGGGCAACATTAAGAAGAAAATTGATGCGAACCCGTTCATTAAGAATAAAAACGTTGTTCCACGTGTGATGACGTTGACACAAAGCACTTATGACGGCATCGTTTACAACGTCGAAATGATTAAAGAGATGTTGGATGGTAAGGTAGACTCCTTGCACTTTGACGAGGCTTGGTTGCCACACGCCGCATTCCATCCGTTCTACAAGGATATGCATGCAATTGGCGCTGATCGTAAACGCACCAAGAAGAGTTTGATGTTCGCTACTCAGTCAACTCATAAGCTCTTAGCCGGTCTATCTCAAGCCTCGCAAGTTTTGGTGCAGGATGCGGAAGAGCACAAGCTTGATAAGGATTGCTTCAATGAAGCCTATCTGATGCATACCTCGACTAGTCCACAGTACGCCATTATTGCTTCTTGTGACGTCTCTGCCGCGATGATGGAGTCACCTGGTGGCACAACCTTGGTTGAAGAATCGATCGCTGAAGCTATGGACTTTCGCCGTGCTATGCGCGAAGTGGATGATAAGTTTGGCGCTGATTGGTGGTTTAAGGTTTGGGGTCCAGATCATTTGGCTGAAGAGGGAGTTGGTGAGCGCTCTGATTGGGTGCTGGAGCCGAATGCAAGCTGGCATGACTTTGGCAAACTGGCCAAGGGCTTCAATATGCTTGACCCAATTAAGGCCACAGTCGTTACTCCAGGCCTCGATATCGAAGGTAACTTTGGTTCAATGGGTATCCCAGCAAGCATCGTGACAAAGTATCTTGCGGAGCATGGCGTGATTGTGGAGAAGTGTGGTTTGTACTCTTTCTTCATCATGTTCACTATCGGCATTACCAAAGGCCGTTGGAATACTTTGGTAACAGAGTTACAGCAATTTAAAGATCACTTTGATAAAAATGCGCCGCTCTGGAAAGTCTTGCCTGAGTTTGTGGCGAAGCACCCACGTTATGAGCGTGTTGGCCTGAAAGATATTTGCCAGCAGATCCATGAGTTCTATAAGAGTCGCAATGTGGCGCGTATGACAACCGAGATGTATACATCGGATATGGAGCCTGCCATGATGCCTTCAGAAGCATGGGCGAAAATGGCGCATAGGGAAGTGGATCGTGTTCCATTAGATCAATTGGATGGTCGTGTAACAGCGATGTTGGTTACACCTTATCCTCCAGGTATTCCATTGCTGATTCCAGGTGAGCGCTTTAATAAACGTATCGTTGACTACCTCTACTTTGCTAGAGACTTTAACGAGAAGTTCCCTGGCTTTGAGACTGATATCCATGGCCTAGTTAAGGCAGAAGTGGATGGCCGCAGTGAGTACTATGTCGACTGCGTAAGACAGCAGCCTGATATCACTCTATAA